A single Bifidobacterium scardovii JCM 12489 = DSM 13734 DNA region contains:
- a CDS encoding Mur ligase family protein, whose protein sequence is MAWNSFATPLIGKAVRGASRLLRHGGSAFPGKVVERIDPAFLARTLGRLPLGVVLVSGTNGKTTTTRMVASMLRDLGLKVFTNPTGSNFTRGVVSALLTEVTLGGRLDADIAVLELDEAYAVHFVKQVRPRYALLLNVMRDQLDRFGEIDNTARLLGHVAEATTGTVVLNREDPRIVRLAELVQPGAQVRYFGLSDDLRSFFPSDDDMATTVAAEGETCTLGAPRTEGGDGRGDADGAAQARHALPADVTLTRVGDHEADFLMDGKAATTRVRLEGVYNLYNAAAALAVVRTVQRDARDGSALRSCGGDALLAAVSRVTPAFGRGEVIDVNGSPVELLLVKNPMGFRLSLASFPPQGADTMIAINDEYADGRDMSWLWDVDFTSLRETGVKQVSGVRAWDMALRLEYDQVPVGTVDTDLESSVIAFASANPGRAKHIYCTYTAMLKARAALGRIAAVSDAGVGK, encoded by the coding sequence ATGGCTTGGAACTCATTCGCGACGCCGCTGATCGGCAAGGCGGTGCGCGGGGCCTCGCGGCTGCTGCGCCACGGCGGTTCCGCGTTCCCCGGCAAGGTCGTCGAGCGGATCGACCCGGCGTTCCTCGCCCGCACGCTCGGCCGGCTGCCGCTCGGCGTGGTGCTCGTCTCCGGCACGAACGGCAAGACCACCACCACGCGCATGGTCGCCTCGATGCTGCGCGATCTCGGGCTGAAGGTGTTCACCAACCCGACCGGATCGAACTTCACGCGCGGCGTCGTGTCCGCGCTGCTCACCGAGGTCACGCTCGGCGGGCGTCTCGACGCGGACATCGCCGTGCTCGAGCTCGACGAGGCGTACGCCGTGCATTTCGTGAAGCAGGTCCGCCCCCGGTACGCGCTGCTGCTCAACGTGATGCGCGACCAGCTCGACCGTTTCGGCGAGATCGACAACACCGCACGGCTGCTCGGCCATGTCGCCGAGGCGACGACCGGCACCGTCGTGCTCAACCGCGAGGACCCGCGCATCGTGCGGCTCGCCGAGCTCGTCCAGCCCGGCGCGCAGGTGCGCTATTTCGGCCTTTCCGACGATCTGCGCTCCTTCTTCCCGTCCGACGACGACATGGCGACGACCGTTGCGGCGGAGGGGGAGACGTGCACTTTGGGTGCGCCGCGCACGGAGGGCGGCGACGGGCGCGGCGACGCGGATGGCGCCGCTCAGGCCCGGCACGCGCTGCCGGCCGACGTGACGCTCACCCGGGTCGGCGACCATGAAGCCGATTTCCTGATGGACGGCAAGGCGGCCACCACGCGTGTCCGGCTCGAAGGCGTGTACAACCTGTACAACGCGGCTGCGGCGCTCGCCGTCGTGCGCACGGTGCAGCGCGACGCGCGCGACGGCAGCGCCCTGCGGTCCTGCGGCGGCGATGCGCTGCTCGCCGCCGTCTCCCGCGTCACCCCGGCGTTCGGCCGCGGCGAGGTCATCGACGTGAACGGCAGCCCGGTCGAGCTGCTGCTGGTCAAGAATCCGATGGGCTTCCGCCTGTCGCTCGCTTCGTTCCCGCCGCAGGGCGCCGATACGATGATCGCGATCAACGACGAATACGCGGACGGCCGCGACATGAGCTGGCTGTGGGACGTGGACTTCACCAGCCTGCGTGAAACGGGCGTGAAACAGGTCTCCGGCGTGCGGGCGTGGGATATGGCGCTGCGCCTCGAGTACGACCAGGTGCCGGTCGGCACGGTCGACACGGATCTCGAGTCCTCGGTGATCGCCTTCGCGAGCGCGAATCCCGGGCGTGCGAAGCACATCTACTGCACGTACACCGCGATGCTCAAGGCGCGTGCCGCCCTCGGGCGGATCGCCGCCGTATCCGACGCCGGCGTGGGCAAGTGA
- a CDS encoding RNA-binding domain-containing protein: MAHEYGKETLSLEFKSDLKRLPDDDLLDAVVALANSDGGTVYLGVEDDGTPTGLDKVHQDAVGLSAMIANRTVPPVSARAQIVGTPEVPVMQIDVPKSRSVVSTKSGKVLRRRMKVDGTPESVPMYPYEIVTRLSDLGRLDFSAQPVPDATRDDFDPLERERLRRIIGTYQSSDRNLLELTDEELEQSLQLTMTVDGKIVPTLTGLLLLGKEESLKRFVPTHRASFQVMSGTDIKVNQDCSGPLLKSIEQINDMFSPWNPSVELFVGLFSTMVPEFDHRAFREALVNAFGHRDYTLLGRVRVQLDDAGLTIANPGGFVEGINIHNLLTAEPHGRNPCLMDALKRTGLAERTGRGIDRIYEGSLHYGRPLPDYTASNERNVSVYLQRSAPDVEFVRMLAEEQERTGKTMPVNGLLILNMLKNERRCTFETLDKELDMSEQRLRAMLGQLTESGLIEGSGNGSRRAYTLGSKVYRRSGKTIEYVRQTDIDRVRWPELIMKLVAEQGGATRADVIELLHIDANQAYYQLSKLVKAGRLRSVGRGKGARYTIL, encoded by the coding sequence ATGGCGCATGAATACGGCAAAGAGACGTTATCATTGGAATTCAAGAGCGACCTGAAGCGCTTGCCCGATGATGACCTGCTTGACGCAGTTGTGGCATTGGCGAACTCAGATGGCGGCACGGTGTATTTGGGTGTGGAGGATGATGGTACTCCGACCGGTCTCGATAAAGTGCATCAGGATGCAGTCGGTCTATCGGCGATGATCGCCAATCGTACGGTTCCACCGGTCTCTGCGCGTGCGCAGATAGTTGGGACTCCGGAAGTACCGGTGATGCAGATTGATGTGCCGAAATCGCGCAGTGTTGTCTCCACCAAATCGGGGAAGGTGCTGCGGCGCCGTATGAAGGTGGATGGTACTCCGGAGAGCGTGCCGATGTATCCGTATGAGATTGTCACACGCCTGTCCGATTTGGGGCGCTTGGACTTTTCAGCGCAGCCGGTGCCGGACGCAACCCGTGATGATTTCGATCCCCTTGAGCGCGAGCGTCTGCGCCGAATTATCGGTACCTATCAGTCCAGTGACCGCAATTTGTTGGAACTTACCGACGAGGAGCTGGAGCAGTCCCTGCAATTGACGATGACCGTCGACGGTAAGATCGTGCCGACGCTGACTGGTCTACTGCTGTTGGGTAAAGAGGAATCGCTGAAACGTTTCGTTCCTACCCATCGGGCATCCTTTCAAGTCATGTCCGGTACGGACATCAAGGTTAATCAAGATTGCAGTGGGCCGTTGCTGAAGTCCATCGAGCAGATCAATGATATGTTTTCCCCATGGAATCCGAGCGTCGAACTGTTCGTTGGGCTGTTCTCTACGATGGTGCCGGAGTTTGACCATAGGGCATTCCGTGAGGCGTTGGTGAACGCGTTCGGCCATCGCGACTACACCCTACTCGGACGTGTGCGTGTGCAATTGGACGATGCTGGACTGACTATCGCCAATCCTGGCGGTTTCGTGGAGGGTATCAATATTCATAACCTACTCACTGCCGAGCCACACGGGCGCAACCCCTGCTTGATGGATGCGCTCAAGCGCACCGGATTGGCCGAGCGTACGGGCCGTGGCATTGACCGCATCTACGAAGGTTCGTTGCATTACGGTCGACCGTTGCCTGATTATACGGCGTCGAACGAACGCAACGTGTCCGTATATCTGCAGCGTAGTGCGCCCGACGTTGAATTCGTGAGGATGCTTGCCGAGGAACAGGAGCGTACCGGCAAGACGATGCCGGTCAATGGTTTGCTGATTCTGAACATGCTCAAGAATGAGCGGCGTTGCACTTTCGAGACCCTGGACAAAGAACTCGATATGAGCGAGCAGCGTCTGCGTGCCATGCTCGGCCAGCTTACGGAATCCGGTCTGATCGAAGGTTCCGGCAATGGCTCCCGTCGCGCCTACACTTTGGGGTCCAAGGTGTATAGGCGAAGTGGCAAGACCATTGAATATGTGCGTCAGACGGACATCGATCGTGTGCGCTGGCCGGAGCTCATCATGAAGTTGGTTGCAGAGCAGGGAGGCGCCACGCGGGCAGACGTCATAGAATTGCTGCATATCGATGCTAACCAAGCGTACTACCAGTTGTCCAAGCTTGTTAAGGCGGGGAGGCTGAGAAGCGTTGGTCGTGGCAAGGGGGCACGCTATACGATCCTATAG
- a CDS encoding ABC1 kinase family protein, which produces MTDRTDVNAGAEQSRETLELFGSRRDTFAERYHLTRRGKIKRLAQITSIARQFDVVHGLTPVKMRLMLEALGPTFVKVGQILSMRSEILPQSFCDELAKLRADADPMPYQTVLDTLTHEYGRPVEEIFLHIDAVPLGSASLAQVHRAKLLTGEDVAVKVQRPGVREIMAQDVSIMRTIAKAAAKMVPSAQVVDLRGVVEELWDTFESETDFLVEARNLSEFKRFCEPYRYVDCPKPYMELCTEHVVVMDYVDGISVSHPEQLVEAGYDLKEIGTKLVDNYATQVLDAGFFHADPHPGNIIIAGGQIVLIDLGMTGRLNLTTRSVLKQMIFAVAKQDSPALADGLLRFAGAEAEPEDYPALLADLDVIVAEYGTVDLSELDIAAFVTALTQLAQRHGIEVPSTVTTVARALVTLEGLLDEFIPDVNMIEIISKHIATSKSVDQAAKDELKSLGVEGHQALHGLLSALTESKVAARMLTRGQLRVNMELVGSQEPMKLLSDMLNRLTMALIVVGLFVGSSIVYFAGMKPIIFGIPVVGFMGYVVAFILSAWIVFDIYFKSRKPKKR; this is translated from the coding sequence GTGACCGATCGTACCGACGTGAACGCAGGAGCCGAACAATCGAGGGAAACCCTCGAATTGTTCGGCTCCCGTCGTGATACGTTCGCCGAACGCTATCACCTGACGCGCCGCGGCAAGATCAAGCGGCTGGCGCAGATCACCAGCATCGCCCGGCAATTCGACGTCGTGCACGGGCTGACCCCGGTCAAGATGCGCCTGATGCTGGAGGCGTTGGGTCCGACTTTCGTCAAGGTCGGTCAGATCCTGTCGATGCGCTCGGAGATCCTGCCGCAGTCCTTCTGCGACGAGCTGGCGAAGCTGCGCGCCGACGCCGATCCGATGCCGTACCAGACCGTGCTCGATACGCTCACGCATGAATACGGCCGCCCCGTCGAGGAGATTTTCCTGCACATCGACGCGGTGCCGCTGGGGTCCGCGTCACTGGCGCAGGTGCACCGGGCCAAACTGCTGACCGGCGAGGACGTGGCGGTGAAGGTGCAGCGCCCCGGCGTGCGCGAGATCATGGCGCAGGACGTGTCCATCATGCGCACTATCGCCAAGGCCGCGGCCAAAATGGTGCCCAGCGCGCAGGTGGTGGATCTGCGCGGCGTGGTCGAGGAGCTGTGGGACACCTTCGAATCTGAGACCGACTTCCTGGTCGAGGCGCGCAACCTCAGCGAATTCAAACGCTTCTGCGAGCCGTACCGGTACGTGGACTGCCCGAAGCCCTACATGGAGCTGTGCACCGAGCACGTGGTCGTCATGGACTACGTTGACGGCATCTCCGTATCCCACCCGGAGCAGCTGGTCGAGGCGGGCTACGACCTCAAGGAGATCGGCACCAAGCTCGTCGACAACTACGCCACGCAGGTGCTGGACGCCGGTTTCTTCCACGCCGACCCGCACCCAGGCAACATCATCATCGCCGGCGGGCAGATCGTGCTCATCGACCTGGGCATGACCGGCCGGCTCAACCTCACCACGCGATCGGTGCTCAAGCAGATGATCTTCGCGGTGGCCAAGCAGGATTCGCCGGCGCTCGCCGACGGTCTGCTGCGTTTCGCCGGAGCCGAGGCCGAGCCGGAGGACTATCCGGCGCTGCTGGCCGATCTGGATGTGATCGTCGCCGAATACGGCACCGTGGACCTGTCGGAACTCGACATCGCCGCGTTCGTGACGGCGTTGACGCAGCTTGCGCAGCGGCACGGCATCGAGGTGCCGAGCACGGTGACGACGGTGGCGCGCGCGCTGGTCACGCTTGAGGGGCTGCTCGACGAGTTCATTCCCGACGTCAATATGATCGAGATCATCTCGAAGCACATCGCCACCAGCAAGAGCGTCGATCAGGCCGCGAAGGACGAACTCAAGTCGCTTGGGGTCGAGGGTCATCAGGCGCTGCACGGCCTGCTGTCGGCGCTGACCGAGTCGAAGGTGGCCGCGCGCATGCTCACCCGCGGGCAGCTTCGTGTCAATATGGAGCTTGTCGGCTCGCAGGAGCCGATGAAGCTGCTGAGCGACATGCTGAACCGACTGACGATGGCGTTGATCGTCGTCGGACTGTTCGTCGGCTCGTCGATCGTGTATTTCGCCGGCATGAAGCCGATCATCTTCGGTATCCCCGTGGTCGGGTTCATGGGCTACGTGGTCGCGTTCATCCTATCCGCGTGGATCGTGTTCGACATCTACTTCAAGAGCCGCAAACCCAAAAAACGCTGA
- a CDS encoding phasin family protein: MADFDFGDGLRKVFLAGVGALATTVEKSQEIVDDLVKKGELTVEQGKALNTELKRKAAEVKEQSKKDDSEKTED, encoded by the coding sequence ATGGCTGATTTCGATTTTGGTGACGGCCTGCGCAAGGTGTTTCTGGCGGGCGTCGGCGCTCTTGCCACGACCGTGGAGAAGAGCCAGGAGATCGTCGACGATCTCGTCAAGAAGGGTGAGCTGACCGTCGAGCAGGGCAAGGCGCTGAACACCGAGCTCAAGCGCAAGGCTGCCGAGGTCAAGGAACAGTCCAAGAAGGACGATTCCGAGAAGACCGAGGACTGA
- a CDS encoding MATE family efflux transporter — MSQGESTHTAAMPGGASGEDGHRTTTDTTDTTTDAPLERKAVNRQILTLALPTFGQLIAEPTFVLIDTAIVGHINDAALAGLSVGSTIILTAVGLCIFLAYSTTAQVAHLLGAGRRREGMQAGVDGLWLALGIGLLLGIGLFIGSEPLCRALGAQGEVLTQAVIYTRTIVLGAPGMLLVYAANGIFRGLQKVRITLIAAVGGAIINTVLDVLFVIVLHWGIAGSGIATLIAQWFMGLFLVVPAVLWAKADGADLRPRLSGIAAAGGDGLPLFIRTLAIRAAMVATVASAARMGTSVLAGFQAVNSSWNFAMNMLDSVGIAGQTLVAAALGATSVHRARRLTTATGRAGLATGAVIGTAFALAGLFAGHFFSPSPHIQMLVAAGMVTMGVFFPLQGWMMSIDGILIGARDYRYLAATCTLTAVVYIALLAVLSRAVAPALPGDMARTAMVWMAFNVVLMGGRGICNGLRIRGDRWMTVRAD, encoded by the coding sequence ATGTCTCAAGGGGAATCCACACATACGGCCGCCATGCCGGGCGGCGCATCCGGCGAGGACGGCCATCGCACCACCACCGACACCACCGACACCACCACCGACGCCCCGCTCGAACGCAAGGCGGTCAATCGGCAGATCCTCACGCTGGCGCTCCCCACCTTCGGACAGCTCATCGCCGAACCGACCTTCGTCCTCATCGACACGGCCATCGTCGGGCACATCAACGACGCGGCGCTGGCCGGGCTGTCGGTCGGGTCCACGATCATCCTCACGGCCGTCGGGCTGTGCATCTTCCTGGCCTACTCGACCACCGCGCAGGTCGCGCACCTGCTGGGCGCCGGACGCCGGCGAGAGGGGATGCAGGCCGGCGTCGACGGCCTGTGGCTGGCGCTGGGCATCGGCCTGCTGCTGGGCATCGGCCTGTTCATCGGCTCGGAGCCGCTGTGCCGCGCGCTCGGAGCGCAGGGTGAGGTCCTGACGCAAGCGGTCATCTACACGCGCACGATCGTGCTCGGCGCACCCGGCATGCTGCTGGTGTACGCGGCGAACGGCATCTTCCGCGGGTTGCAGAAGGTGCGCATCACGCTGATCGCGGCGGTCGGCGGCGCCATCATCAACACGGTGCTGGACGTGCTGTTCGTGATCGTGCTGCATTGGGGCATCGCCGGCTCCGGCATCGCCACGCTGATCGCGCAATGGTTCATGGGGCTGTTTCTGGTCGTCCCGGCGGTGCTGTGGGCCAAGGCCGACGGCGCCGATCTCAGGCCGCGGCTCAGCGGCATCGCCGCCGCGGGCGGTGACGGGCTGCCGCTGTTCATCCGCACGCTGGCGATCCGCGCGGCGATGGTGGCGACGGTCGCCAGCGCGGCTCGCATGGGCACCTCCGTGCTGGCCGGGTTCCAGGCCGTCAACTCGTCGTGGAATTTCGCCATGAACATGCTCGATTCCGTGGGGATCGCCGGGCAGACGCTGGTGGCGGCCGCCTTGGGCGCCACCAGCGTGCACCGGGCCCGCCGCCTGACCACGGCCACCGGCCGGGCCGGGCTGGCCACGGGAGCGGTCATCGGCACGGCGTTCGCTCTGGCGGGCCTTTTCGCCGGGCACTTCTTCTCGCCGAGCCCGCACATCCAGATGCTGGTGGCCGCCGGCATGGTGACGATGGGTGTGTTCTTCCCGCTGCAGGGATGGATGATGTCGATCGACGGCATTCTGATCGGCGCACGCGACTACCGGTATCTCGCCGCCACCTGCACCCTGACCGCGGTGGTCTATATCGCGCTGCTCGCGGTCCTCTCGCGCGCGGTGGCGCCGGCGCTGCCCGGCGACATGGCCCGCACGGCCATGGTCTGGATGGCGTTCAACGTCGTGCTCATGGGCGGGCGAGGCATCTGCAACGGCCTGCGCATCCGCGGCGACCGATGGATGACCGTCCGGGCCGATTGA
- a CDS encoding aldo/keto reductase — MESITLRNGVEMPKIGYGVFQISKDDCARCVREAIETGYRHIDTAQSYFNESEVGDGIAQSGIDRADLFVTTKIWISNYGYENTLKSVEVSLRKLKTDYLDLVLLHQPFSDYYGAWHALEKLHREGVVRAIGVSNFSPDRLADIAAFNEIAPMVGQVETNPFNQQIDAHENMVRRGVVQEAWAPFGEGKSGMFSNPTLTAIGERYGKSAAQVILRWLMQRDIVALPKSTHKDRMEQNIDIFDFRLTDDDMTAITGLDTGTSLFFDHNTPEAVDMMVRLVKERAGRE, encoded by the coding sequence ATGGAATCCATCACCCTGCGCAACGGCGTCGAGATGCCGAAGATCGGCTACGGCGTCTTCCAGATCAGCAAGGACGACTGCGCCCGGTGCGTGCGGGAGGCCATCGAGACCGGATACCGCCACATCGACACCGCGCAGTCGTACTTCAACGAATCCGAAGTCGGCGACGGCATCGCTCAGTCCGGCATCGACCGTGCGGACCTGTTCGTCACCACCAAGATCTGGATCAGCAATTACGGCTACGAGAACACGCTCAAGTCGGTCGAAGTCTCGCTGCGCAAGCTCAAGACCGACTATCTCGATCTTGTGCTGCTGCACCAGCCGTTTTCCGATTACTACGGCGCATGGCACGCCTTGGAAAAGCTGCATCGGGAGGGTGTCGTGCGCGCGATCGGCGTGAGCAACTTCTCCCCGGACCGACTTGCCGACATAGCCGCGTTCAATGAGATCGCCCCCATGGTCGGTCAGGTCGAGACCAATCCGTTCAACCAGCAGATCGACGCACATGAGAACATGGTTCGGCGCGGCGTGGTCCAGGAGGCGTGGGCGCCGTTCGGCGAGGGCAAATCAGGCATGTTCTCCAATCCGACGCTGACGGCCATCGGCGAGCGGTATGGCAAATCGGCGGCACAGGTCATCCTGCGCTGGCTCATGCAGCGCGATATCGTGGCCCTGCCGAAATCCACGCACAAGGATCGCATGGAGCAGAACATCGACATCTTCGATTTCCGGCTGACCGATGACGATATGACGGCCATCACCGGCCTCGACACCGGCACCAGCCTATTCTTCGACCACAACACTCCCGAAGCCGTGGACATGATGGTGCGGCTTGTCAAGGAACGCGCCGGCCGGGAGTGA
- a CDS encoding MerR family transcriptional regulator: MPAATNDHDHLFTMKQACERTGMNYEALKFYCNEGLVPGMQRDEHNHRVFAEHDIAWITGLGCLRRCGLGIAEMKRYVELCVIGESSIPERKRMLDEKRDALLAKLQEVNESIAYIDNKQRLYDDVLAGRTPYRSNLLTTS; this comes from the coding sequence ATGCCAGCAGCAACGAACGACCACGATCACCTGTTCACGATGAAACAGGCCTGCGAACGCACCGGTATGAACTACGAGGCGCTGAAGTTCTACTGCAACGAGGGACTCGTCCCCGGTATGCAACGGGACGAGCACAACCACCGCGTCTTCGCCGAACACGACATCGCATGGATCACGGGCCTCGGTTGCCTGCGCCGTTGCGGGCTGGGCATCGCGGAGATGAAGCGGTACGTGGAGCTGTGCGTGATCGGCGAGTCGTCCATCCCCGAACGCAAGCGGATGCTCGACGAAAAGCGGGACGCCCTGCTGGCCAAGCTGCAGGAGGTCAACGAGTCCATCGCCTACATCGACAACAAACAGCGTCTCTACGACGACGTGCTCGCCGGGCGCACCCCCTACCGCAGCAACCTGCTGACGACCTCGTGA
- the dnaB gene encoding replicative DNA helicase yields MADGNSWDGARPQEGRGSGSSYARNDGEAQIRDALFDRVPPHDDDAEMAVLGGMLMSKDAIGEVSQMIDVTDFYQPKHQTIYEAIIGLFSASQPVDVVLVANQLLSDGDLDKVGGTDYLHSLVASVPTAANATYYADIVHQRAVLRNVIAAGTKIAQLGYSAEGSQAEDVVNLAQAEVYEMSVGKVRQDYTAIGPVVHDALDQLDKLQNGQLEKGVPTGFRDIDDVTQGLQPGQMIVVAGRPAMGKSTFGIDFARAAALHHNMTSIVFSLEMSKVELAQRIISAETNIPLAAMRRADDITPERWNTLNSFWDKLHDAPLFIDDSPNMSLMEIRAKCRRLKQTNDLKLVVIDYLQLMSSGTRVESRQQEVSEFSRALKLLAKELEVPVVALSQLNRGPEMRNDKKPQLSDLRESGSIEQDADVVFLVHRPDFYDKEDRPGEADIIMAKHRNGPTETFHLAFLGATSKFKDMPQDYNQGV; encoded by the coding sequence ATGGCAGACGGAAATTCATGGGACGGTGCGCGCCCGCAGGAGGGCCGCGGTTCGGGGTCGTCGTATGCGCGCAATGACGGCGAGGCGCAGATCCGCGACGCGCTGTTCGACCGCGTGCCCCCGCATGACGACGATGCGGAGATGGCCGTGCTCGGCGGCATGCTGATGAGCAAGGACGCGATCGGCGAGGTCTCGCAGATGATCGATGTCACCGATTTCTACCAGCCGAAGCACCAGACGATCTATGAGGCGATCATCGGCCTGTTCTCCGCGTCGCAGCCGGTCGACGTGGTGCTCGTCGCCAACCAGCTGCTCTCCGACGGCGATCTCGACAAGGTCGGCGGCACCGACTACCTGCACAGCCTCGTCGCCTCCGTGCCGACCGCCGCGAACGCCACGTACTACGCGGATATCGTGCATCAGCGCGCCGTGCTGCGCAACGTGATCGCCGCCGGCACCAAGATCGCGCAGCTCGGTTATTCGGCCGAGGGCTCGCAGGCCGAAGACGTGGTCAACCTGGCGCAGGCCGAGGTCTACGAGATGAGCGTCGGCAAGGTGCGCCAGGACTACACGGCGATCGGCCCCGTGGTGCACGATGCGCTCGACCAGCTCGACAAACTGCAGAACGGCCAGCTGGAAAAGGGCGTGCCGACCGGGTTCCGCGACATCGACGACGTGACGCAGGGCCTGCAGCCCGGCCAGATGATCGTCGTGGCGGGCCGACCGGCCATGGGCAAGTCCACGTTCGGCATCGACTTCGCGCGCGCCGCGGCCCTGCACCACAACATGACGTCGATCGTGTTCAGCCTGGAGATGAGCAAGGTGGAGCTCGCGCAGCGCATCATCTCCGCCGAGACGAACATCCCGCTCGCGGCGATGCGCCGCGCCGACGACATCACGCCGGAGCGCTGGAACACGCTCAACAGCTTCTGGGACAAACTGCACGACGCCCCGCTGTTCATCGACGACAGCCCGAACATGTCCCTGATGGAGATTCGCGCGAAATGCCGACGGCTCAAGCAGACCAACGATCTCAAGCTCGTGGTCATCGACTACCTGCAGCTCATGAGCTCGGGCACGCGCGTGGAGAGCCGCCAGCAGGAGGTCTCCGAATTCTCCCGCGCGCTCAAGCTGCTCGCCAAGGAGCTGGAGGTGCCGGTTGTGGCGCTTTCGCAGCTCAACCGCGGCCCGGAGATGCGCAACGACAAGAAGCCGCAGCTGTCCGACCTGCGTGAATCGGGTTCGATCGAGCAGGACGCCGACGTGGTGTTCCTGGTGCACCGCCCCGATTTCTACGACAAGGAGGACCGCCCCGGCGAGGCCGACATCATCATGGCGAAGCACCGTAACGGCCCGACCGAAACATTCCATCTCGCGTTCCTCGGCGCGACCTCCAAATTCAAGGACATGCCGCAGGACTACAACCAGGGGGTGTAA
- a CDS encoding type 1 glutamine amidotransferase produces the protein MSNLIDIMSLYPKDMNIYGDSGNVLTVTRRLALYGYKPRVTAYNQGDPWPDHVDMILGGGGQDTGQKKIIDDFFARADTLRGLAADGTPMLMICGLYQLFGEYFETVDGARLDGIGVIGAYTVGRDVRMIGNLVEHCDGFGDVIGYENHSGQTFLHDGVRPFGHVDAEGCGNNGQDHTEGARVRNVIGTYMHGSLLPKNPAVADFLIRTAVERRYGAFDPERYQTPELAAELDRLNRTAERARAVAASRPR, from the coding sequence ATGAGCAACCTGATCGACATCATGTCCCTGTACCCGAAGGACATGAACATCTACGGCGATTCCGGCAACGTGCTGACCGTGACCCGCAGGCTGGCCCTCTACGGGTACAAGCCGCGCGTGACCGCCTACAATCAGGGCGATCCGTGGCCCGACCACGTCGACATGATCCTCGGCGGCGGCGGGCAGGACACCGGCCAGAAGAAGATCATCGACGACTTCTTCGCCCGCGCCGACACGCTGCGAGGCCTCGCCGCGGACGGCACGCCGATGCTCATGATCTGCGGCCTGTACCAGCTGTTCGGGGAGTACTTCGAAACGGTCGACGGCGCGCGGCTCGACGGCATCGGCGTGATCGGCGCGTACACGGTCGGCCGGGACGTGCGCATGATCGGCAATCTGGTCGAGCATTGCGACGGGTTCGGCGACGTGATCGGCTATGAAAACCATTCCGGGCAGACCTTCCTGCACGACGGCGTGCGCCCGTTCGGGCATGTCGACGCGGAAGGCTGCGGCAACAACGGTCAGGACCATACCGAAGGGGCTCGCGTGCGCAACGTGATCGGCACCTACATGCACGGCTCGCTGCTGCCCAAGAACCCCGCGGTGGCGGACTTCCTGATCCGCACGGCCGTCGAACGGCGCTACGGGGCCTTCGATCCCGAGCGGTACCAGACCCCCGAGCTGGCGGCGGAACTCGACCGGCTCAACCGGACCGCCGAGCGGGCCCGTGCCGTCGCCGCGTCCCGGCCGCGATAG